One window from the genome of Haloprofundus halobius encodes:
- a CDS encoding RNA-binding protein, translating to MASVPFHYIDLRSFCYATEDEKRVEEALRTFLPEEFELERVENTGYHGDRIVILSTRVEKADDLRHVLSRLSELDELDRLLAELDDRVDDNCSFFVRLDKQAAFKGDVRLGEGITLRAKVEAYPAKRETAVENARGTLESIRAEQ from the coding sequence ATGGCGAGCGTTCCGTTTCACTACATCGACCTGCGGAGTTTCTGCTACGCGACCGAAGACGAGAAGCGGGTGGAGGAGGCGCTTCGGACGTTTCTCCCCGAGGAGTTCGAGTTGGAGCGTGTCGAGAACACGGGTTACCACGGCGACCGAATCGTCATCCTCTCGACGCGCGTCGAGAAGGCTGACGACCTTCGACACGTGCTCTCGCGACTGAGCGAACTCGACGAACTCGACCGCCTCCTCGCGGAACTCGATGACAGGGTCGACGACAACTGCTCCTTCTTCGTCCGCCTCGACAAGCAGGCGGCGTTCAAAGGCGACGTGCGACTCGGCGAGGGAATCACGCTCCGCGCGAAGGTCGAAGCGTATCCGGCCAAACGCGAGACCGCCGTCGAGAACGCTCGGGGAACGCTCGAATCGATCCGCGCGGAGCAGTAG
- a CDS encoding Lrp/AsnC family transcriptional regulator produces the protein MDDRREILELLLSNAREDTTDLARQTGLDEETVEECIESLETDGVVRGYQAIVDWSRLDEEHVQAEIELNVELDRETGYDDISQRIAKFPQVASLRLISGDYDFAVSVEGDSMHDVSRFVAEQIAPIPEVTQTVTHFVMETYKERGVSFGEKDDDDRLSISP, from the coding sequence ATGGACGACAGACGGGAGATTCTTGAACTCCTCTTGTCGAACGCTCGCGAAGACACTACCGACCTCGCCCGACAGACGGGACTCGACGAGGAAACCGTCGAAGAGTGTATCGAGTCGTTGGAAACCGACGGCGTCGTCCGCGGTTACCAGGCCATCGTGGACTGGAGCCGACTGGACGAAGAACACGTGCAAGCCGAGATCGAACTCAACGTCGAACTCGACCGGGAGACCGGATACGACGACATCTCGCAGCGAATCGCCAAGTTCCCACAGGTCGCGTCGTTGCGGCTCATCTCCGGCGATTACGACTTCGCCGTGAGCGTCGAAGGCGACTCGATGCACGACGTCTCGCGATTCGTCGCCGAGCAGATCGCGCCGATTCCCGAAGTGACCCAGACGGTGACGCACTTCGTCATGGAGACGTACAAAGAACGCGGCGTCTCCTTCGGCGAGAAGGACGACGATGACCGCCTCTCCATCTCGCCATGA
- a CDS encoding EamA family transporter, protein MNYLPWALLALVTYTLVAPLMNFATTGNSAVPSNVATLMSNTILVLVTLGLVAFTDENAVSYIAHPKSPYVYIAGLCLSIGILSYYRALSLGDVSVVTPVFGMFLVTSSVLGMLFLNESVTARKVAGILLAVVAVYLVSVE, encoded by the coding sequence ATGAACTATCTGCCGTGGGCACTCTTGGCGCTCGTCACCTACACGCTGGTCGCGCCGCTGATGAACTTCGCGACGACCGGCAACTCGGCGGTGCCGAGCAACGTCGCGACGCTGATGTCGAACACGATTCTCGTCCTCGTCACGCTCGGACTCGTCGCGTTCACCGACGAGAACGCGGTGAGCTACATCGCGCACCCGAAGTCGCCGTACGTCTATATCGCCGGTCTCTGTCTCTCCATCGGCATTCTCTCGTACTACCGAGCGCTCTCACTCGGCGACGTGAGCGTCGTCACCCCCGTCTTCGGTATGTTCCTCGTGACGAGTTCGGTCCTCGGAATGCTCTTTCTGAACGAGTCGGTCACCGCGCGCAAGGTCGCCGGAATCCTGCTCGCCGTCGTCGCCGTCTACCTCGTCTCCGTCGAGTGA
- a CDS encoding pyridoxal phosphate-dependent aminotransferase produces the protein MRIADRVERVPPSGIRRFFELAEEKEEVISLGVGEPDFSAPWAARTAAIDSLERGRTSYTANRGMRELRAEIADHVRRYDLDYDPDEEILVTTGASEALDVAMRAFVDPGDRVAVHQPSYISYVPGVVFAGGDPLAVPTRPENDFALTYEDLANAGAEDAEVLMLCYPNNPTGATMSRSELAEVAEFAVEHDLMVLSDEIYAALTYEGEHTSIATLPGMRERTVVFNGFSKAYAMTGLRLGYALGPPEAIRAMNRIHQYSMLSAPTTAQYAALEALQSCGEAVVEMRDQYDRRRRFVLSRFDEMGVECFEARGAFYAFPYCGGDDERFAEELLRQEDVAVVPGSVFGTGGEGHLRISYATGLDELRTAMNRIEAFVDAR, from the coding sequence ATGAGAATCGCCGACCGGGTCGAGCGCGTCCCGCCGTCGGGGATTCGGCGCTTCTTCGAACTCGCCGAGGAGAAAGAGGAGGTCATCTCGCTGGGCGTCGGCGAACCGGACTTCAGCGCGCCGTGGGCCGCCAGAACGGCCGCCATCGACTCGCTCGAACGCGGCCGAACGTCGTACACGGCGAACCGTGGCATGCGCGAGCTCCGCGCCGAGATCGCCGACCACGTCCGGCGCTACGACCTCGACTACGACCCCGACGAGGAGATTCTCGTGACCACCGGCGCGAGCGAGGCGCTCGACGTGGCGATGCGAGCGTTCGTCGACCCCGGCGACCGCGTCGCCGTCCACCAGCCGTCGTACATCTCCTACGTTCCGGGCGTCGTCTTCGCCGGGGGCGACCCCCTCGCCGTGCCGACGCGCCCGGAGAACGACTTCGCGCTCACCTACGAGGACCTGGCGAACGCCGGGGCGGAGGACGCCGAGGTGTTGATGCTCTGCTATCCGAACAACCCCACAGGGGCGACGATGAGTCGCTCCGAACTCGCCGAGGTGGCGGAGTTCGCCGTCGAACACGACCTGATGGTGTTGTCGGACGAGATTTACGCCGCGCTTACCTACGAAGGTGAACACACCTCCATCGCGACGCTCCCCGGTATGCGTGAGCGAACGGTCGTCTTCAACGGGTTCTCGAAAGCATACGCGATGACGGGGCTGCGTCTCGGCTACGCGCTGGGACCGCCGGAGGCGATTCGGGCGATGAACCGCATCCACCAGTACTCGATGCTCTCGGCGCCGACGACGGCGCAGTACGCCGCGCTGGAGGCGCTGCAGTCGTGCGGCGAGGCGGTCGTCGAGATGCGCGATCAGTACGACCGCCGCCGCCGGTTCGTCCTCTCGCGGTTCGACGAGATGGGTGTAGAGTGCTTCGAGGCTCGGGGCGCGTTCTACGCCTTCCCATACTGTGGCGGCGACGACGAGCGCTTCGCCGAAGAGTTGCTTCGCCAGGAAGACGTGGCTGTCGTCCCGGGGAGCGTCTTTGGAACCGGTGGCGAGGGCCATCTCCGCATCTCCTACGCGACGGGTCTCGACGAGTTGCGGACCGCGATGAACCGCATCGAGGCGTTCGTCGACGCTCGGTGA
- a CDS encoding PDGLE domain-containing protein, producing MSAESLRHSEWQRRSLVGLFGLAVLAPAFGWAASKTGYAEPMENAAEAVGAASAPTTASILSGYTLPGAGPHVGTFGAALLGTTLTLGLAVGFARLLAKTE from the coding sequence GTGAGCGCGGAGTCGTTGCGGCACTCCGAGTGGCAAAGGCGCTCGCTCGTCGGGCTGTTCGGACTCGCCGTGCTCGCGCCCGCCTTCGGGTGGGCAGCGTCGAAAACTGGCTACGCCGAACCGATGGAGAACGCGGCGGAGGCGGTCGGTGCCGCATCCGCGCCGACGACCGCGAGTATCCTGTCGGGGTACACGCTCCCGGGAGCGGGTCCGCACGTCGGAACCTTCGGCGCGGCGCTCCTCGGCACTACGCTGACGCTCGGACTCGCGGTCGGATTCGCCCGCCTGCTGGCGAAAACGGAGTGA
- a CDS encoding MmgE/PrpD family protein has translation MTTTAELVDFALDLSYDDLSEETRDALKRRILDSVGIAVGAMGSETTEKIRRTVESMNDDGGCRLWGSDRYASPPDAAMLNTALVRYLDYMDSYLAPGETPHPSDNIAAVLACGELADASGEELLTAIGVSYEVQGALGYTAPVRARGWDHVTHTVISAAAGAAKILGLEREQFRNAIGIAATAHNALRVTRTGGINEWKGVASANAARNAVYSVLLARDGLEGPVDVFEGQKGWKQVISGEFEVEYTPAERVHDVMAKKYVAETYAQSAIEAVVELTAVEDIDPTDIDAIRLDTFAGAKLIIGGGEGSRYEVERKAQADHSLPYMLAVAALDGEVTTAQYTPERIGEGDVQRLLQRVEVREDPELTDRFETGEMPAVVELDVGDETYRIERDEFPGHPNDPMLWAQVTEKFETMTRERYEADHRQRIVETVRTLEDADAAELVSLLD, from the coding sequence ATGACGACCACGGCCGAACTCGTCGACTTCGCGCTCGACTTATCGTACGACGACCTCTCCGAGGAGACGCGAGACGCGCTGAAACGCCGCATTCTCGACTCCGTCGGTATCGCCGTCGGCGCGATGGGTTCCGAGACCACCGAGAAGATTCGAAGGACCGTCGAGTCGATGAACGACGACGGGGGGTGTCGCCTCTGGGGGAGCGACCGGTACGCGTCGCCACCGGACGCGGCGATGCTGAACACGGCGCTCGTCCGGTATCTCGACTACATGGACTCGTATCTCGCCCCCGGTGAGACGCCGCACCCGAGCGACAACATCGCCGCCGTACTGGCGTGCGGCGAACTCGCCGATGCGTCGGGCGAGGAACTGTTGACCGCTATCGGCGTCTCCTACGAGGTCCAAGGCGCACTTGGCTACACCGCCCCGGTTCGCGCCAGAGGATGGGACCACGTCACGCACACGGTGATTTCGGCCGCCGCAGGCGCGGCGAAGATCCTCGGCCTGGAACGCGAGCAGTTCCGAAACGCCATCGGCATCGCCGCGACGGCGCACAACGCGCTCCGGGTGACGCGCACCGGCGGGATCAACGAGTGGAAAGGCGTCGCCTCGGCCAACGCCGCGCGCAACGCCGTCTACTCGGTACTCCTCGCGCGCGACGGTCTCGAAGGACCGGTCGACGTGTTCGAGGGACAGAAGGGCTGGAAGCAGGTCATTTCGGGCGAGTTCGAGGTGGAGTACACGCCCGCCGAGCGCGTCCACGACGTGATGGCCAAGAAGTACGTCGCCGAGACGTACGCGCAGTCGGCCATCGAGGCCGTTGTCGAACTCACCGCGGTGGAGGATATCGACCCGACCGACATCGACGCCATCCGTCTCGACACGTTCGCCGGGGCGAAACTCATCATCGGCGGCGGCGAAGGGAGTCGCTACGAGGTCGAGCGGAAAGCGCAAGCCGACCACTCGTTACCGTATATGCTCGCCGTCGCCGCTCTCGACGGCGAGGTGACCACGGCGCAGTACACACCCGAGCGAATCGGGGAAGGCGACGTACAGCGCCTGTTGCAGCGGGTCGAAGTCCGGGAGGACCCCGAACTCACCGACCGGTTCGAGACGGGCGAGATGCCCGCAGTCGTCGAACTCGACGTCGGCGACGAGACGTACCGAATCGAGAGAGACGAGTTCCCCGGTCACCCGAACGACCCGATGCTGTGGGCGCAGGTGACAGAGAAGTTCGAGACGATGACGCGCGAACGATACGAGGCGGACCACCGTCAGCGTATCGTCGAGACGGTTCGGACGCTGGAGGACGCCGACGCAGCCGAACTCGTCTCGCTTCTCGACTGA
- a CDS encoding energy-coupling factor ABC transporter permease, with translation MQAFVFGDGGMLAVGANVWNMAIVEAYVGYGVYRLLAPRSESLAMVVGGWVGIAAAAASASVQMGLSPAFGGELLAVMTVMVAGHAALGVGEGVLTLVGVRLLNRAGVERETVLTGGVRA, from the coding sequence GTGCAGGCGTTCGTCTTCGGCGACGGCGGCATGCTCGCCGTCGGGGCGAACGTCTGGAACATGGCTATCGTCGAAGCCTACGTCGGCTACGGCGTCTACCGACTGCTCGCGCCGCGAAGTGAGTCGCTCGCGATGGTCGTCGGTGGCTGGGTCGGTATCGCCGCCGCGGCCGCGTCCGCGAGCGTCCAGATGGGACTCTCACCCGCGTTCGGTGGCGAACTGCTCGCGGTCATGACGGTGATGGTGGCCGGTCACGCCGCTCTCGGCGTCGGTGAAGGCGTGCTCACCCTCGTCGGTGTGCGGTTGCTCAACCGCGCCGGTGTCGAGCGGGAGACCGTCCTCACGGGAGGAGTTCGAGCGTGA
- a CDS encoding DUF7501 family protein has translation MHAPHISHLTHAWEDPSRCPFCLSALDGGVETFPTHLSRSPYCSVEFDDWEQQVGELVVDGWVA, from the coding sequence GTGCACGCGCCTCACATCTCGCATCTCACCCACGCGTGGGAGGACCCGTCCCGCTGCCCGTTCTGTCTCTCGGCGCTCGACGGCGGCGTCGAGACGTTTCCGACCCATCTCTCGCGGAGCCCGTACTGTTCGGTCGAGTTCGACGACTGGGAACAACAGGTCGGTGAACTCGTCGTCGACGGCTGGGTCGCCTGA
- a CDS encoding phosphosulfolactate synthase → MSDRAFDFLTRNDRPEKPRERGITEIRGPYYDPMGKRELRDILETVGRYVDIYKFSGGSFALMDEEPLRELIDTCHEFDVEVSTGGFIERVLVRDQGHVDDYLAAAEEYGFDIVEISSGFLAIDADDLVALTERVQEYDMKAKPEVNVQFGAGGASSVEALEEEGAIDPQQAVDEANRHLDAGAYKVMVESEGITERVHDWRTDVAFAIAEGVGIENCVFEAADPPVFEWYVKNFGPNVNLFVDNSQIVELECMRSGLWGKKGTWGRIASYAGPDADE, encoded by the coding sequence ATGAGCGACCGAGCATTCGACTTCCTTACCCGAAACGACCGCCCCGAGAAACCGCGCGAGCGAGGTATCACCGAGATTCGCGGGCCGTACTACGACCCGATGGGGAAACGCGAACTGCGCGACATCCTCGAAACCGTCGGCCGATACGTCGATATCTACAAGTTCTCCGGCGGGTCGTTCGCGTTGATGGACGAGGAACCGCTTCGAGAGCTCATCGACACCTGCCACGAGTTCGACGTGGAGGTGTCCACCGGCGGGTTTATCGAGCGCGTCCTCGTACGCGACCAGGGGCACGTCGACGACTACCTCGCCGCCGCCGAGGAGTACGGGTTCGACATCGTCGAAATCTCGTCGGGGTTCCTCGCCATCGACGCCGACGACCTGGTCGCGCTGACCGAGCGCGTCCAAGAGTACGACATGAAGGCAAAACCCGAGGTGAACGTCCAGTTCGGCGCGGGCGGTGCGTCGAGCGTCGAGGCACTGGAGGAGGAGGGCGCAATCGACCCCCAGCAGGCCGTCGACGAGGCGAACCGCCACCTCGACGCGGGCGCGTACAAGGTGATGGTCGAATCCGAGGGAATTACCGAACGCGTCCACGACTGGCGAACCGACGTCGCGTTCGCCATCGCCGAGGGCGTCGGCATCGAGAACTGCGTCTTCGAGGCGGCCGACCCCCCTGTTTTCGAGTGGTACGTCAAGAACTTCGGACCGAACGTCAACCTGTTCGTCGACAACTCCCAGATCGTCGAGTTGGAGTGCATGCGCTCGGGACTCTGGGGGAAGAAGGGGACGTGGGGACGTATCGCGTCGTACGCCGGGCCGGACGCCGACGAGTAG